Part of the Zonotrichia leucophrys gambelii isolate GWCS_2022_RI chromosome 12, RI_Zleu_2.0, whole genome shotgun sequence genome, GCCATGTCTGTGTGTGGCCACGAGCTCCTCTTGTGCTCCAACCTACTACTGATCTTGGTGGGGGACAGCAGaccctgcagggaaggagctgatgGTGGGTGCAGTTACTGCCTCCTCCCTCCTTGGGCATCCTTGGCCTTGGCAGAACTCTGCTTCCTCCCTGAGATTAGATGAGCTGATAAACGAGCCAGGCAAATCTGGCATTGCAGCCAGCTCCATAACACCTGTCTCCTTTAGCAGAGGACTCTGTcccattcctgcagcaggagcacaggctgctgtgtctctctgcctctctgttCCATGGTTGCTGTTTCTCCCCACACAAGTGGTGAGGAGGGAAGTGGTTGGCAGTGGCACTGGGaggtgggaagggctggggatgcactgCCACATGCCCAGAGCATGGGAACCAGGTGTGCTGGGTCTGCTGAAGGTAGAGAACAGCCAGGTGAGCCAGAGGGGTTGCAAACCACTGGCTGAAGGGGAGCTGCTACCTGAATGCTGGAAGAGATGCTAAAAGTGGGAGATGCCCTTTGAGTCCCCTGAGGGTTGGAGGGAAGAGGAATCAAGGGAAATGCTGAGAAGACTCTTCAAATGGGCAAGCCCTGCATTGCACAGATGAGTGACAGGCCAGCTGGTCTGGATGGAGGCTTGGGAAGAATATGCTGGGACCAGCTTAGGGGCTGATATCATACCAGGGAGATGGACAGGGTGCAAAACTTCCTTCAAATCAAAGAACAGGGGtgtaaatgaaaagaaatatgaGTGCCTTAAAGTGCCTTAAATCTGATCTTGAGAAGTTGGCAGATGCCCTTGTTAGTGAGACAGGAGGAGCTGATTCCAGACAGGAACTGTCTAGCTGAAGAGCCTGGAAGGAAGGATTGACTCATCATAGTTGGcatctggatgtggcacttgggcaTATGGTTTAGGGATGATAATAGTGCTGCtgggttgatggttggactagatcttgaaggtctcttccaaccttgataATTCTGTGGTCCTTCCTAAACTAGGAAAGGGATGAACCCCTTTGGTAATGGGGTTATATGGAGAGATTCTTGTTTTAAGGAGCACAATCCAGCACCCCTGTGCAAGTTTCACTGTTCCCTACTTGAATCTGAGAAATAGCCTTCTCAGCATTTGAGAGGAGTTGAGCTTCTAATGAGTGGGGTCTTAAGACCAGACAGAAGGATGTTCCCAGCTTAACATGCAGGGTAGTGGGGAAACTGATGACAAGTGGGAATGTTAAGCCAGTTAGTAGCAAGTGTGAGGATTCCTGTGTCTGCTTCTACCCTGTTGATTTGTTGGCCTAGAGAAGCAGCTCAGGTTTCAATCTTTGGCTGCTTTGTAAGATAGAAATCTGCTGGGAGAGAGTGGGATGGTGCTAAACTTTCTTTGCCCAGAAGAgatggcagaggcagcagttcCTCTGAGATCTTTAGATCTTGTTGGTggaaaggcagcacagctgcaccaTGCGGGGCTTTCCCCCACGGGAGCCAATGAATCTGTGGCAGAGCACTCCAAGGAAAGGTTGAGTGTGTGACTGCAAAGGAGAGCTGACAGGCTGGGagcatttctgctcctgtgggatGAACCTCACGCTGCTTTTTCGTGGTTTGTTATTTTGCCGTGCCCATCTGCCTGTCAGTTCATGCTCTGCTCCAGGTGGAAGGCAGAGCACGGAAGAGAGAAAGGTGTAAAGGACTTGAGAATATCTTAGAATGTCTTTAGGCAAAGGAGATGGCAGATTGGATCACTGATCCTTGAAAACAACATCATACCTGACAGGGCCTTGTTTTGAAGGACAAACCCCTCACTTTTCACCCCCAGCATGTCAGGGCAGAGGGGGCTCTTGGTGCAAACCCTGAGTTatccctgcagcagagggagcagcagagccctgggagctgcactaAGCTTTACTATCTGTCTGAGACAGTCCCACCCAAACCACCTCAATCCCATGGCCTGTGGCTGTTCCTGCCGTCCATCCAGCAAGGCAGTGATCATGTCTGCAGACACTGGGATGTTACCTGTTGGGAAGATCAGTGCCAGGCAGTGGAGGagagatggggtttttttggtctaTGCTGCTGCTGATTGCTCTTGCCAGCCTCCTTGGCCTATGAGGAAGCATCAGCAGCTGGCTGTTGGGAAGCAAAAGTCTTTTAATCCTCAGTGTCTTTGGGTGGGGTGTCAACTGGAGGGCGCTCTCTAGTGAGACACAGCTGCAAAGCAACATGAATTCtgtctgccctgggcagtgaaTCCCAGCGGCCTCTTTGCAGTCAGAGCTGGGAGCCAGTCTCCACACCATGGCTCTGAAGGTCAGCAGCTGGGTAACACTAATCTTTGGGCAACATCTGGGAGGAGCTGCCGACACCTTGAAGGGAATGAGCTGTGGGTTAGGAAAGCCACTGGCCAGCTGAACAGGAGGATCTTTACACCTCCTGCCTGGGGCGGATGGAACAGTGTGGTTTCTGCTGAGGAGGGTTGGGCAGGAGTAGCAGGGCAGTCCTGATTGCCAGGggttgcccagggcagtgggagtGCATGCTGACATGGCCTCTCTGCCTGGGAGCCTGCACCCACTCGGGCAGCAGCGAGCAAGGGATatgtggagtttttttgtgCAGATCTCTGTAAGGCATCCAGacagctgctgcccactgtGCTCAGTGGAGCATCTGCtttggcaggcaggagaggagacGGGAGCCTTGGGAATTTCAGACAGTCATTTACTTAATAACCATAGACAGAGCAGGGGGTTGATTTCTGGCTGTGAAGGGATcgtcttccttcccttctcagTGAGAATGTGCTGTGCTTGGCTTGGGGAGAAAGGGAGTTAATTGGGATGCAGACTCCTGAAACAGAACTCCGTGGGTATGAGCAGTTTCTCAAGAAAGATGAAGGTTGATTTATGCTTTCTGGATTTGTGCCTGCCACCCTGAACTAAACATATCTGAACTTACAGATAAGTTTCTTTTCCTGAGTCCCCAGCTCCTTGTTAGCTTCCAGAAGAAACCCCAGCCTGCTCTGACCTTATATTTGTGAGCTGCATCTCCTTCAGCATCTGTGTTTGTCTAGCAACAACACTTCCATTCGTGATCAGAGCCACAGAATAACAGGGGCTGTAGTTGGAGGGAGGGGAGTTAGATTCAGCTGCTGTAGCAAAGTAAAACTAATTCAGATGTTTGTGGGATGGCTTTTCTGCTCTGAAGTGCTGTACAAActaaaattctgcatttcaaatATGCCCAGGTCGATTCAGAGTTTGGTGGTATTACTTGTGCCAGGAAGGAGGATTTGGTTTTCTGGTGCTTTAGTTTCTCTCCTGTAGTATTTCCCATTTAGCTTGTGGCTGACTGCTGCTACCACCCCATATCTTTCTCAGTCCCATCTGAAATGAATCTGTGGGTTCTAGCTGATTATAACACTCATAACCTCAACTTAAAGATGTCAGGTGTCAAAACTGTTACTTATTGTCAGTGAAAGTGCCTATGGACAGACAGGTGTGGAGAGAACAAAGATGGAAATTATCCCTTGGGAATATGGGTTTACTGGGGTGGGATAGGTAGATGGAGAAGTGCATGTATTGGATGGGATGGTTCTTTGCTGTGGCAGGCTACCTGTCCTTGGAGGGTCTCTGCCATTTGAcccccagctgtggctggaaaCATAATGGGATATTCTCTGCCTCTCAGAGTTCTTAGTTCAGATGTAACATGAAGTTTTTTGGATCTCTTTTTAGATTATACCTTTCCTGCTTCGTCTCAGAAGGCATTGCCGAAACAAAATGGGACACAAGCAGACAACTGGGAAATGGCCACTGTCCAGCCACCAGCAGAATTTGTGGAGCCTGACTTACACACTCCTTTCTCCACActagaggaagaggaggggctgCTCCCTATTGACCACTCAAGAGGAGGAATGGAGAGCCTCCAGACCTCTGGGCCAGAGGTTACATCTTCTGAACCAGTGAACCAAGAGGACTCCTTCTCCCTTCCGTTTtccacagcctctgccaggcCGGGTGTTGTGACTGAGGCAGCCATAGGAGGGCAAGAAGAGGACTCTGTTTCTCCAGGCTTAGACCTTGGGAGCAGCATGGGACCAGGTCTCCTACCTGTGCCCTCTACTTTTTCTACTACAGTTGCTGCAAGATCTCCCATTGATTCAGAAGAACTCCTTGAGGTGACAACTGGAGACACTTGGGCTGTTGGGGGAGCAGATTCAGAGCTGGCTGTGGCTAcaacaggagcagagcctgcagagacCACAGTGGAGGCTGGTGGGGAAGAGCATTCAGCCAGGGAGGAGGTGTCAGAGCCCACGGTGGGGTGGGAGATGCTGGAGCCCACGGTGCTGACCGAAATGGAGCAAACGGTGGAAACGCCTGTGGGGACACCctctcctgcaggcagctccccaGGCACCCAGACTACTCCTGGTAGTGAGCAGCAGCCCTCTTCTGTGTCTCTGTGGGACAGAGCTGATGAGCCTGAGCTGGATCCCCTTTGGAATGACACAGAGCCAGCCACTgagactgcagcagcagggaggagctcGTCACCCCCGCCTGGGGACGCCCGCATGGCCATGCTGCCCACGGAGCTGCCCTGGGACTCTGCACAGGTtgcactgggagcaggggctgggctgggaggttGCAGTGGGGATATTTGGGTCCCCACTCCTGGGGAGTGTTTAAGCCTGTCCCTTAGTCTGACTGCTGGGAGTATGTTTTTCTGTTCACCCAGTCAAAGCTGAATTTTCAGGGAGTCATTCACAGCAGTTCTTAAGGGTATCCATCATCCCTGGCCCCTCACATCTTCCTAGCTGCACAAAATTCTGCTTCTTAAACAGAAGCTGAACACCTTTCTTCTGGGGCATGCACAGCAGAGAAAGCTCCTTGTTTCCTCAGCCTGCATTATTGGAAGTGTCAGGACAAACATGTCCCCAAGGATTTCTGGAAGGGGAGTGAGAAGAAAGTGCTGTTTTTACtactgctgcctgcagggaccaGATGCAGAGCGGGTGGAGCAGAGTACAGTTAAATGTGAGGATGTGGGAGAGGAGGGGTGAACTGCAGTTCCTGAATCCAGCAAACTGGCAGCTGGTTAAGAGAAAATGTGTAGCAGGAGCTGACTGGtgagaaagcaaaattaaaagcttTGCTTGGTACTTTCTGCCCCATGGTACTCAGGAGCCTGAGCAAGTGACTTAGTCCCTCTGTGCATCCTGTCATGCCTGCAAAGTGCTGCCCTCTCTCACCAGTTTGTTTAAGGACCACAGAGGCTCCTGGTTAGGTTTTGTGTTAAGTGCTGATAAGGCTGCAGGCTAGAGAGTTTTCCACTGAGAACGTGTGTCCTCCTTGAGTCTAGATAGAAGTGGAAGGTCAAGCTGAGCTGTGGcaagctggcagagcagctttgtCCCTGTTTTATGTCAGCACTGAAATGGTGATTGCTCCTTAGAACAGAGAGTTAAAGGACAGTCACATCCTTTGAGAAGTGCTTCTGCGAGTATGGCacagtgccctgctcctgtcccttgtGTACCCTGTGCTTTCAGCAGCAGAGTTACATTCACACCTGAACCCAGCTGTCTTTGTCTTGTCTCTCCAGGTGATCTGTAAAGACTGGAGCAACCTTGCAGGAAAGAACTACATCATCCTGAATATGTCGGATAACATTGACTGTGTAAGTCAGTCCAGACAGATTTCATGGCACAGGGGCAATGGTGTTTGGGAAAGTaaaggcaggcacagctcctcctgtctGCTTTCaccacaaaacattttaaaagcactaAATCTCAACATATAGAGGCTGTGAAGAGAAGGGGaggacagaaatatttctgttctccaaaagggaaaaagagtgGGTGGAGGGAGATGATTTTGCTCCAAGTCTAGCACATGTCAGTTCCATATTGGATTTTTTACTAACTTCTGGCTGCTAGTCTGTGCCAGTCAGTACCTGGATTGTCATGAGACATGAGAACTTTTAACATTGCACCTCTTACAGGATTGAACGCagttctccttccttctcttccttttccttccattccttccaGCATATAGTAACAATCCTCTGATGGCTCAGAGGAATAGGGACTCCCATTTGGACTGTGCATGGATAAGTATCAAGCAGTTATCACTAAATCTTCCTTAAGGGTCTCTTCTTCCAACCCTATTATCTTGTGTGTTATCTGTGTCTGTTAACCAGCCATGCTCTGCTAATCCAATGCCTGTCCATCCATCCTCATAAAGCTGCAGTTAATTCATGACCCCAGAATCCGTTGTGAATCGCTGATAAAAGGGCTTGTTCACTTCTGCTGGGCATTTAATCAGGCACTTAAAAACCAGTTGTGAAAGGCCTGGGGTCAAGGTGCCTTTCATAATTCTAAGAAATTATTATAAGCCTGACAACCTGAGgctgaaatgttttcattgaGGAATTGTGTTCTGGCCTCGTGCATCTGTACTCGTGCTTTGTGgggctcctgctgtgggcacagccagctggTTCTGTCACTGCAGGGTTGTTCTCTGGCACTGACCTCTTGCCACTACTGGTGAGTtcttggttggtttgttttgcttttttttaaaggtgacctttatggggacagggaaaatggggaaattcctATACACAGTAAAGCATGCCGATTGCTCTAAGAATAGATGAAAAGTCAGTCTTTTTCCTCCTAAGCTAGACAAACCAGTGTGGAGGGCTTTAAGTATCTCTGCTATGGTTCACAACTGTAATGCAGAAAAGGAGTCCTTGAAAACCAGAGTCCTTCTGCCCTGTTTCCTTCatgcccccatcactctctcTCCCATCTCTGTGGACTTCAAATGCTAATTAATTTTGTAATATGTAGTAAATTCCTTTCTGTGGCCACTTGTGTTGTTTAAACCTCTGTAAGGGGAAGAACTGAAAAGCAGATGTGCAGATGTCTCTTGATCAAATTATGTCTTTGCTGTTGAATCCTCAGTTCTGCCTTGCTGGAGGAAGATGGTGCCCTGGGA contains:
- the PODXL2 gene encoding podocalyxin-like protein 2 → MQPLHRAPALLLLLLLAAGTLCLCLASSEDPTADGLTSTSLLEFAMMSHLEAMNSHEQTRPEAAEPDLAPGSLHAAPGSGFASEENEESKILQPPQYFWEDGGELNDSSLDLGPATDYTFPASSQKALPKQNGTQADNWEMATVQPPAEFVEPDLHTPFSTLEEEEGLLPIDHSRGGMESLQTSGPEVTSSEPVNQEDSFSLPFSTASARPGVVTEAAIGGQEEDSVSPGLDLGSSMGPGLLPVPSTFSTTVAARSPIDSEELLEVTTGDTWAVGGADSELAVATTGAEPAETTVEAGGEEHSAREEVSEPTVGWEMLEPTVLTEMEQTVETPVGTPSPAGSSPGTQTTPGSEQQPSSVSLWDRADEPELDPLWNDTEPATETAAAGRSSSPPPGDARMAMLPTELPWDSAQVICKDWSNLAGKNYIILNMSDNIDCEEFRLERGPQLLALVEDAFSRQAEGLQDRWLISLSKPNENDKHLLMTLAGEQGVIPTKDVLMALGDVKRSLAEIGIQNYSTTTSCQSHPNQTRSDYGKLFVVLVIIGSICAIIIVLGLIYNCWQRRLPKMKNMSHGEELRFVENGCHDNPTLDVASDSQSEMQEKKPSVNGGNTINGPDSWDVLINKQASEDVDVFEEDTHL